From one Acidobacteriota bacterium genomic stretch:
- a CDS encoding PEP/pyruvate-binding domain-containing protein, with amino-acid sequence MKKSQRFIGATIVAILLIAQTSFAQTQKTHGQPRWLERLNTRAEFDKLSRTYYRGRFYALPHLMFVIDRRAKNRVYFVNSKLYAFHQTFVNAEYLSLERGKVFYENNYIKSDRRFFLGTIAYQTGVDKFTFEFWEGDKLTKELLNECAEALKKNFYTEIYFKPNSLAQEEIARELNAAAMPVATITTSDLATSQTYQPFNLGSGIGQLRILERLTPDTVIDRNQIVIFKESPIQLTPLSGIILTEAASPLSHANLLAKSWGIPNARIANADKLFKQLEGKYVRLEVGENEYKLTPADIREVEARNREFIKRADLITPRADLTYQKLTDLREQRAADVKRFGAKSANLGELINARNPGIVVPAGVAIPFSHYKTHLVLNQLEDKIQDAVEEDRFVHDPVYRKKRLAEIRSWIQQGKLEVGLKKMLEGKAFDLGLFKTGLFVRSSTNAEDLPNFSGAGLYTTVPNVRTYEQLYEAVKTVWASVWNYEAYEARESYGMNHWGVYPAVLVQIGIDAESAGVAITTDPFNKQNEGAVYVNAKRGLGIKVVEGKRVAEQVLYTPVSNSTKVLTRSDEDTMLKFDEQGGVKELKIEENRAVLTDEMIRRLARVALQIKRVFGGRDQDIEWVYSKGQLYIVQSRPYVENN; translated from the coding sequence GTGAAAAAATCTCAACGCTTCATTGGCGCGACAATAGTGGCAATTTTGCTGATAGCACAAACGTCATTTGCGCAGACGCAAAAAACTCACGGTCAACCGCGTTGGCTGGAGCGCCTCAACACGCGAGCGGAGTTCGATAAATTGTCGCGCACTTACTATCGCGGACGCTTTTATGCCTTGCCGCATTTGATGTTTGTCATTGACCGTCGCGCCAAAAACCGAGTCTATTTCGTCAATTCCAAACTCTATGCTTTTCATCAGACTTTCGTGAATGCCGAATATCTATCGCTTGAACGCGGCAAAGTTTTTTACGAAAACAACTACATCAAAAGCGACCGCCGGTTTTTCTTAGGCACAATCGCTTATCAAACCGGCGTTGATAAATTCACTTTTGAATTCTGGGAAGGCGATAAACTCACCAAGGAATTACTCAATGAATGCGCCGAGGCATTGAAGAAAAATTTTTATACGGAAATCTATTTCAAACCCAATTCACTTGCGCAAGAGGAAATCGCTCGCGAGCTAAACGCCGCTGCAATGCCTGTTGCGACGATTACCACAAGTGACCTCGCAACTAGCCAGACCTATCAACCATTCAATCTCGGTTCGGGCATCGGGCAACTGCGCATCCTCGAACGCCTGACACCCGACACGGTGATTGACCGCAATCAAATCGTCATCTTCAAAGAATCGCCGATTCAACTCACGCCGCTTTCGGGCATTATTCTGACGGAAGCGGCTTCGCCGCTTTCACATGCCAATCTGCTGGCGAAATCCTGGGGCATTCCGAATGCGCGCATCGCCAACGCCGATAAACTCTTCAAGCAACTCGAAGGCAAATATGTGCGCCTCGAAGTCGGCGAGAATGAATACAAACTCACACCCGCAGACATTCGCGAAGTCGAAGCCCGCAACCGCGAATTCATCAAACGCGCCGATTTAATCACGCCGCGCGCCGATTTGACCTATCAAAAACTCACAGACCTGCGCGAACAACGCGCTGCGGATGTGAAACGCTTCGGCGCAAAATCCGCAAATCTCGGCGAACTCATCAACGCCCGCAATCCGGGTATCGTGGTGCCTGCGGGGGTTGCGATTCCTTTCAGCCATTACAAAACCCATCTGGTGTTGAATCAACTCGAAGACAAAATTCAGGACGCGGTTGAAGAAGACCGTTTCGTTCACGACCCCGTCTATCGCAAAAAACGACTCGCGGAAATTCGCTCCTGGATTCAACAGGGGAAACTTGAAGTCGGTTTGAAAAAGATGCTCGAAGGCAAAGCGTTCGATTTAGGGTTATTCAAAACCGGACTCTTCGTTCGCAGTTCGACAAATGCCGAAGACTTGCCGAATTTCAGTGGCGCGGGGCTGTATACAACGGTTCCGAACGTGCGCACTTATGAACAATTGTATGAAGCGGTGAAAACCGTCTGGGCGTCGGTGTGGAATTATGAAGCTTATGAAGCGCGTGAAAGTTACGGCATGAATCATTGGGGCGTGTACCCTGCTGTGCTTGTGCAAATCGGCATTGATGCCGAAAGCGCAGGCGTAGCGATTACCACAGACCCGTTTAACAAACAGAACGAAGGCGCGGTTTATGTGAATGCCAAACGCGGGCTTGGCATCAAAGTCGTCGAGGGCAAGCGGGTTGCCGAGCAGGTGCTTTATACGCCGGTTTCAAATTCTACAAAAGTGCTGACACGTTCCGATGAAGATACGATGCTCAAATTCGATGAACAGGGCGGCGTGAAAGAATTAAAGATTGAAGAGAACCGCGCGGTGCTCACCGATGAAATGATTCGCCGTCTGGCGCGTGTGGCTTTACAAATCAAACGCGTTTTCGGCGGGCGCGACCAGGACATCGAATGGGTCTATTCCAAAGGGCAATTGTATATCGTGCAATCGCGCCCCTATGTCGAAAACAATTGA
- a CDS encoding aldehyde dehydrogenase family protein: protein MNSLPELGQTVLNFVNGQWEASESDKWIERFDPAENTILIGRAPDSTAVDTRRAIEAAAAAFADWRNLGGAKRGRLLFDWLAWMDKHKDEFAYLLTREEGKILAESKGEVQRSLDILEFTAGLGRRMNGDVYQAEEREVFAYSMPQPLGVVGLISPWNFPIAIPMWKLAPALIAGNTCVLKPSPLTPMCAAAIVRGLEAVGIPKGVVNLIHGDSEPGAELIANEKVRGVSFTGSTKVGKIIAKSASERLLKLQLELGGKNPQIVLDDAEIDKAVGGVIAAGFGSTGQRCTATSRALIHEKIYDEFMSQLIDRANTLKIGAGVDPGVEMGPLVDARAVQGVNHFIDVGRNEGAKFCAGGKPLTENGLDKGYFFAPTIIEASQGMKITQEEIFGPVVAVIRIKDLEDAIQTANAVRYGLTSTIFTRDVGRVFKFAERADVGIIHVNRPGVGGYSHAPFGGIKDSGYGGREVGDEVLNFYTETKMVYVNYK from the coding sequence ATGAACTCACTGCCTGAACTCGGTCAAACGGTTTTAAATTTCGTCAATGGTCAATGGGAAGCGTCGGAAAGCGACAAATGGATTGAGCGGTTCGACCCTGCCGAGAACACCATTTTAATCGGGCGCGCCCCCGATTCAACTGCCGTTGATACGCGCCGCGCCATTGAAGCGGCGGCGGCTGCCTTTGCGGATTGGCGTAATTTAGGCGGGGCAAAACGCGGACGCCTGCTTTTCGATTGGCTCGCGTGGATGGATAAACATAAAGATGAATTCGCCTATCTGCTTACCCGCGAAGAAGGCAAAATCCTTGCCGAGTCGAAAGGCGAAGTCCAACGCTCGCTCGACATTCTGGAATTTACTGCGGGCTTGGGGCGCAGAATGAATGGCGATGTTTATCAAGCCGAAGAGCGCGAGGTATTCGCTTATTCGATGCCACAGCCGCTTGGCGTCGTCGGACTCATCAGCCCCTGGAATTTCCCGATTGCCATTCCGATGTGGAAACTTGCGCCCGCTTTGATTGCCGGGAATACCTGCGTGTTGAAACCCTCGCCGCTTACGCCGATGTGCGCGGCAGCAATCGTGCGTGGACTCGAAGCCGTCGGCATCCCGAAAGGCGTCGTCAATCTGATTCACGGCGACAGCGAACCCGGCGCGGAATTGATTGCCAATGAAAAGGTGCGCGGCGTGTCATTTACCGGCTCAACGAAAGTCGGAAAGATAATCGCCAAATCGGCTTCCGAACGCTTGCTCAAATTACAACTCGAACTCGGCGGTAAAAATCCGCAAATCGTTTTAGACGATGCCGAGATTGATAAAGCGGTTGGCGGGGTCATCGCTGCGGGGTTTGGTTCAACCGGTCAACGTTGCACAGCGACCTCGCGCGCCTTGATTCACGAAAAAATTTACGATGAATTTATGAGCCAACTCATTGACCGCGCCAACACCTTGAAAATTGGTGCAGGCGTAGACCCAGGGGTTGAGATGGGACCGCTCGTGGATGCGCGGGCAGTGCAGGGGGTCAACCATTTCATTGATGTCGGTCGCAATGAAGGCGCGAAATTCTGCGCCGGCGGCAAACCCTTAACCGAAAACGGTCTGGATAAAGGGTACTTTTTTGCGCCGACCATAATCGAAGCAAGCCAAGGCATGAAAATCACTCAGGAAGAAATTTTCGGACCTGTGGTTGCCGTCATTCGCATTAAAGATTTGGAAGACGCGATTCAAACCGCAAACGCGGTGCGTTACGGATTGACTTCGACTATCTTTACACGCGATGTCGGGCGGGTGTTCAAATTTGCCGAACGCGCCGATGTCGGCATCATTCATGTCAATCGACCGGGCGTTGGCGGTTATTCGCACGCGCCATTTGGCGGCATCAAAGATTCAGGTTACGGCGGGCGCGAAGTTGGTGACGAAGTTTTAAATTTCTACACCGAAACCAAGATGGTTTATGTGAATTACAAATAG